The Magnolia sinica isolate HGM2019 chromosome 9, MsV1, whole genome shotgun sequence genome contains a region encoding:
- the LOC131256874 gene encoding tetraspanin-8-like, whose protein sequence is MFRISNNLIGILNFITFVLSIPILGGGIWLSTRASSDCEKFLDKPIIAIGVFLMLVSLAGLIGACCRVTWLLWVYLLVMFLLIVVLFCFTIFAFVVTNKGAGEVVSDRGYKEYRLGDYSNWLQKRVSNTKNWRKIKSCLQDSKICDSLEKKNFQQNDFFQEHLSPIQSGCCKPPTSCNFEYVTATNWTKSGNFTDGDCAAWGNDSGTLCYNCQSCKAGVLANLKRDWKKVAIVNIIFLIFLIVVYSIGCCAFRNSKEDNAYANAYPRYKGYP, encoded by the exons ATGTTTCGTATAAGCAATAACCTGATCGGAATCCTCAATTTCATCACCTTCGTCCTCTCCATCCCCATCTTGGGCGGTGGGATATGGCTCAGCACACGTGCCAGCAGCGACTGTGAGAAGTTCCTCGACAAACCCATCATCGCCATCGGCGTCTTCCTCATGCTCGTCTCACTGGCAGGCCTCATCGGCGCTTGCTGCCGTGTCACCTGGCTGCTCTGGGTCTACCTACTTGTCATGTTCCTCCTCATCGTCGTGCTATTCTGCTTCACCATCTTCGCGTTCGTCGTCACAAACAAGGGAGCGGGCGAAGTGGTATCAGACAGAGGGTATAAGGAGTATCGGCTCGGCGATTATTCGAACTGGCTGCAGAAGAGGGTGAGCAACACCAAGAACTGGAGGAAGATCAAGAGCTGCTTGCAAGATAGCAAGATTTGCGACAGTCTTGAGAAGAAGAACTTCCAGCAGAATGATTTCTTCCAAGAGCACTTGTCACCAATTCAG TCTGGCTGTTGCAAGCCGCCCACCTCATGCAACTTTGAGTACGTGACTGCAACGAACTGGACCAAGTCGGGGAATTTTACAGATGGCGATTGCGCGGCGTGGGGGAACGACAGTGGCACGCTTTGCTACAATTGCCAGTCGTGCAAGGCGGGCGTCCTGGCCAACCTCAAGAGAGATTGGAAGAAGGTCGCGATCGTGAAcatcatcttcctcatcttcCTCATCGTCGTCTACTCGATCGGCTGCTGTGCTTTCAGGAACAGCAAGGAAGACAATGCATATGCCAATGCCTACCCTAGATATAAGGGTTACCCTTAG